Sequence from the Gaiellales bacterium genome:
GAAACGGGGCCACCAACCGCGCCAGAGCCGCCTCCCTGACGGCGACCAGTCACAAGCGACCCCGGTATCAGGCCGGTACGCCCTTGCGCTCAGCTGCTCGGCGTAGGGAGCACGAACTGGACGACGGGGTCGTCCGGAGGCCCGTACCAGGCGCGAATGCCCTCCGGGGTGACGGATGCTCCTGGGCTTGGTAGGCGGCGGCGCCAGGTCGTGTGTTCGTCGATGAACCGGCGGCGCGCCTCCATGTCGCGCGGGGGCGGCGCGAACGGCCTTTCCGGCCGAGGCTCATGAAGCTCCGTCGTCGCCGGCCACGCCTTGGCCGTGTGCGCGGCGATCCGCTCTTGGACGAATGCGAGGATCTGGACGACGCTCCGGCGCTCGTCGTCGTTCAGCGAGCCCATGCCCGCCTTGCTCATCCCGAGGTGTCCATGCCTAACCTCGGCGAAGCACCCGTCCTCCGTGGGCGAGACCGTGACCTTGGTGCCGCGCGGTGCGATCCGCGTGAGCGTTCGCGAGAGGGCCGTGCACGCCGCCCTCGGGAACGGGGCGGCTGGGCGGTGACACCAGGGTGGCTCGAGGGTTGCGACCGCGGGGAGCTCTTGGACGACCGCGCCGCCGAAGTCGCCCACCTCGAGGGCATCGAGAAGGCCGTCATCCACGTACAGGCAGACCTTCCGCGGGGGCCATGCGTCGCACACCTGCGTCTCGACGGGAAGTTCACTGTGCACCGCCGCCCGCGGCTCGTCCGCTGCGCGGGCGAACTGCAGTCGCGTCAACCCTTCCCGTGCCGACAGCGCGACCACACGGAGATGGCCGAGCTGCGCGCGCAACTCCTCAACGCCGGGAAACGCCGGCTCGAGCAGGAATTCGACGACGCCACGCTCCTCCGCAGACAGCTCTCGCGGTGCGAAGGAGGTCACGGTGTCACCGTCTGCAACCTGCTCATACCGGCCGGAGCGCTTCCGCGGTTCGCAGCGCCGCGGCGCGCGACATCGAGCCGGACGGGGCGATGACGATCTGGGCGCGGCTGGTCGCGACGATCACGAGCGGTTGGTTGGGCAGCGCCGTGGTACTCGTCACCGTTGTCCCACCCACCGACCATTCACTGAAGCTGCTCGTCTCGGTCGCCGACAGATGCACCTTGGCGCCGGCGTGCGTCCTCGCGGTGAGGGGCGGCGGGAAGGGTTCGTAGTAGAAGTACGCCGGCGTCCCGTCGGCAAGGTGGATCCGCTGGCCATGGCGTCCGAGCGGGCCGTGGCCGCTGAGCAGGACGAAGTGGCCCGCGGCGTTTCGCGCTTGGGGCCTGGTCGTGATATGGAGGCCGACGAGCCAGCCGGCAGGGTGGCGGCCGTACGCGATGTCGTAGCTGTCTCCGCCGCCGGTGTGGCGCGCGACGGTCGACGTCGCGTTGCCGGCCGGTTGCCCGTTCCAGATCGGCCCGAGCCAGTAGCTGGGCGCAGGCGCGGACCGAGCGACGCCGGGGGCGAGGGTGCGGACAACCTCGTCGGCGCGGCTCGGGTCAATGGCGAACAGGTGCCGTCGCTGCGCGGCCGACGGCGTGATGGTGCCGAGGATCGTCAGCACGATGCGCGTCCGGCGAGCAGCGTTTCGGAACTTCTCAACGACGGACTCCGGGGCGCCGACGGCCCTGAGGAAGTCGAAGCTGCGATCGGGAAACCCGAATGTGAGCACCACGCGACCGTCGACGCGCGTGACGCGATAGGCCGGTGCCCCCGTCGCCGGATACCCGAGGTACGCCCGCAACACCGTCATTCCAATGGTGTCCGGCGGCGCGGTGTCGGTCCAGGGCGCCGGCGACCCATATGTCAGGATGGTCTGGTCGCCGGACGGGAAGCCCGACCCCGATGGGAACCGAGTCGTCTCTTCATCGACTCCCGGACGGCCGACATCGCCCAGACGGATCGGCGCCGCGTGGCCATTCGTGACGCCGGTTTCTCTGCTGCGGATGTCGAACCGACGGCCCGCAGGATCGAGCCACTCGACACCGCCCGCCGACGCCCCGAACATCCCCGCGGCCCCACCCCCCGATCGCACGGCTACGGAGACGTGGTACACCAATCGGGCCGAGGGCTCCCTCGACCGCGTCTGTCCCTGCCCGCAGCCGGCCGCCGCCAGCAGGAGGACTCCTGCGAAGGCGAACACCGCACTCGTCTTTGCGCCCACACTGTCATGTTCGCGCCGGAGCTGGTGATCGTCAACGAAAAGGCGACATCCTCACCGCACCGTGAACTCGACCTTCGCGTAACTGTCACTTCCCGCTGAGCGCCCCTTACCCCGCATCTGACCCCTACCCGCCGCTGGCCACCTCGCTGATCAGGATCGGAGCGAGGTCAGGCCCCAACCAGCCGGCATCAGCCTGTTGGATGGCGAGATGCGCCCTCAGAGGCCTCGATGATTGATCGCCGCGACCACGACCATGAGCGGCCAGGCGACCCTGGGTGAGGCTCATCGAGCGTGCCGGCTGGGCCAATTCGTGGACGTGGAGCACGGCCTGGATCGACGTGTCGATCGCCGGGCTGATCGTCGTGACGCTTCAGGGGCGACCCGCGCAGGACCGCGCTCGCGCCGCGCCGGCTCGCCGGCCGACCGGGTGCTCTGGCTCGTGCTCCTCACGAATCGGGGCGTCGTGCTCGCGATCGTGTGGTGCATGAGCGCGAAGCCGGGGATGCTCGCCGCGGTCGCCGCCGTCATCCTCGGCTACGCGGTAGGAGCAGTGCCGGCTTCGCGGTGACGAGATCGCCCGCGCCTCGTACGGACGAGGCCCGAGACTCGTCGAGGTGGGCGGCCGCCGGAGGGGAGGCGGCCGCCCACCATGCCCGCATCAGTCGGTGACGTGCACCGGCTCGCCGGTTGCGATCGGCGGCCGATCGGGCCGCCGCTCCTCCGGCGGCTCGATCGTGATGTTGGGCAGGGCCCGGTCGAGCCAGGCGGGGATCGTCCACGACCGGTCGCCGAGCAGCGAGAGCAGCGCCGGCACGAGCGTCAGCCGGATGATCAGCGCGTCGGTCAGGATCGCGACGCCCAGGAGGAGACCGAACTCCTTCGAGACCCGGTCGGGGTTGAGCAGGAAGGCGAAGAACACCGCCGACATGATCAGTGCCGCCGCCACGATCACGCGGCCAACGCCGGCCATGCCGTCCCGCACCGACTGGAACGTGCTGCTGCCGTGGACGTGCTCCTCACGGATCCGGCTCATCAGGAACACCTCGTAGTCCATCGAGAGGCCGAACAGGATCGCGAAGGCGATCGGGGGCACGAAGCTCTCGATCGGTCCGGTGCGGTCGAGCCCGATGACGCCCATGCCGTGACCGAGCTGGATCACGACGGTGAGCACCGCGAAGCCGATGACCGCCGAGGCGAGCGTCGTGACGGCTGCCTTGACGGCCACCACGAGCGAGCGGAACGCCATTGCCAGCACCAGGAACGTCACGCCCAGGACGTAGAGCAGGAACCACGGCGCCCGGGAGAAGATCCGGTTGCCGATGTCCGTGAAGGCCGCGTTCGACCCGGACACGTAGGCGTGCGCCGTCGACCCCTGCAGCGTGTTCGGGATCACGGTGTTCCGCAGCGTCGAAACGATGTCGTCGGTCTGGGAGTCCTGCGGCTTGTACTTCGAGTAGGTGTTGACGATCGCCACGGACGCCTGGTCGGGCGTCTTGGCGTTGTAGATCGGCGCCACGACCTCGGCAATGCCGGGGACGCGCTTGAACGCGGCATCGAGCTTGGCCGCCGCCTGGTGGTCGGACTGCAGGTCGACGACGACGGGGATCGGCTCGGTGAAGCCAGGGCCGAAGCCGGCCGACAGCAGGTCGTACGCCTGCCGGGTCGTCTGGCTCTTCGGCGCGGTGCCCGCGTCGGCCAGGCCGAGGCGAGCCTTCACGACGGGCGAGGCCACGACGAGCAGGACGGCCACGGCGACCGGGAGGACGTACCTGGCCCGGCCGGAGACGAACCGGCCCCATGCCGCGATCGGCGTCTTCGCCTGACCCTCGCGGGAGTCGTCGGAGGCGCGCATGCCGAGCCGGCCGCGATCGATCTTGTGACCGAGCAGCGACAGCACCGCGGGCAGCAGCGACTGCGCCAGGAGCACGGCCGTCAGCACGCCGAGGGCGCTGCCGAGGCCGAGCTTCGTGATGAAGTCGATCCCGATGAACGCGAGGCCGGTGATCGAGATCGCCACCGTCGCGCCGGCGAAGAGCACCGCGCGACCGGCGGTCGCACCCGCCGCCGCGGCGGCGTCCTTTGGTGAGAGCCCGTCGTGCAGATATTGCCGGAATCTGGTGACGATGAAGAGCGTGTAGTCGATCCCGACGCCCAGGCCGATCATCGGCACGAGGATCTCGGTGACCGTGTTGAAGTTGGTGAACCGGGCGGCCAGGTACAGGAGCATGAAGGCCCCAGCCACCGCCGTGATGGCGAAGAGCAGCGGGATGACGGTCGGGACGAGCGCCCGGAACAGGATCAGCAGCACGATGAACGCGGCGATCATGCCGATGATCTCGCTGCCGCTGCTCGAGACCTCACCCTGCTCGGCCTCGCCGGTGAACTGGACGTCGATCCCGGCCTTGTCGCCGATCGACCGCATCTGGTTCTCGACGTCGACGATGCCGGAGCGCGGGATCTTGAAGCTCTCCTTGTCGTACTGGACGTCGAAGAACGCGACCCGGCCGCTGCGCGAGAGCTGGTGTGAGCTCGCCGCCAGCGGGTCGGTGATGGCGCCGATGTCCTTCGCCGCCTGGTCGATCGAGTGCTGCGAGGTGATCCCGGCGGCGAGCATCTGCTTCACCGCTGCGGCGCGGGCGGGCGTGTCGAGCCGCTGACCGGGTGGCGCGGCCACGACGACGCGAAGCGCGGCGCCCTTCTGGCCGCCGA
This genomic interval carries:
- a CDS encoding MMPL family transporter; the protein is MSSFESELNTGRRVAHTGALARMYSSFARHPWRVIGAWLAIFVVLAGLNTAFHGKLTDEFKLPGSDVQKATDLVNAKFGGQKGAALRVVVAAPPGQRLDTPARAAAVKQMLAAGITSQHSIDQAAKDIGAITDPLAASSHQLSRSGRVAFFDVQYDKESFKIPRSGIVDVENQMRSIGDKAGIDVQFTGEAEQGEVSSSGSEIIGMIAAFIVLLILFRALVPTVIPLLFAITAVAGAFMLLYLAARFTNFNTVTEILVPMIGLGVGIDYTLFIVTRFRQYLHDGLSPKDAAAAAGATAGRAVLFAGATVAISITGLAFIGIDFITKLGLGSALGVLTAVLLAQSLLPAVLSLLGHKIDRGRLGMRASDDSREGQAKTPIAAWGRFVSGRARYVLPVAVAVLLVVASPVVKARLGLADAGTAPKSQTTRQAYDLLSAGFGPGFTEPIPVVVDLQSDHQAAAKLDAAFKRVPGIAEVVAPIYNAKTPDQASVAIVNTYSKYKPQDSQTDDIVSTLRNTVIPNTLQGSTAHAYVSGSNAAFTDIGNRIFSRAPWFLLYVLGVTFLVLAMAFRSLVVAVKAAVTTLASAVIGFAVLTVVIQLGHGMGVIGLDRTGPIESFVPPIAFAILFGLSMDYEVFLMSRIREEHVHGSSTFQSVRDGMAGVGRVIVAAALIMSAVFFAFLLNPDRVSKEFGLLLGVAILTDALIIRLTLVPALLSLLGDRSWTIPAWLDRALPNITIEPPEERRPDRPPIATGEPVHVTD